In Streptococcus uberis, a single window of DNA contains:
- a CDS encoding bifunctional Cof-type HAD-IIB family hydrolase/peptidylprolyl isomerase: MDAKLKYKAKKIKMVFFDIDDTLRVKDTGYMPESIKTVFAKLKEKGILTGIASGRARYGVPKEVQDLNADYCVKLNGAYAKDNQKNIIFQAPIPDEIVVRYKEWADAVGIHYGMAGRHEAVLSVRNDLVSNTIDHVYEGLEVDPNYNEKHDIYQMWTFEEKGDALQLPDDLAEHLRLVRWHDNSSDVVLKGTSKALGVSKVVEHLGLKPENILVFGDERNDLELFDYAGISVAMEISHPLTKEKADFITKKVEEDGIQYALEELGLIEKELQFPQLQLENAEGPKAIIKTNHGQMTLQLFPEQAPKTVANFIGLAKEGYYDGIIFHRIIPEFMIQGGDPTGTGMGGQSIYGDSFEDEFSEELYNLRGALSMANAGPNTNGSQFFIVQNSKIPYAKKELERGGWPSPIAASYAENGGTPHLDRRHTVFGQLLDEASFVVLDQIASVETGPQDKPKEDVVIETIEVID; encoded by the coding sequence ATGGACGCAAAATTAAAATATAAAGCCAAAAAAATCAAAATGGTTTTCTTTGACATAGATGATACCTTACGCGTAAAAGACACAGGCTATATGCCAGAATCGATCAAAACCGTTTTTGCAAAATTAAAAGAAAAAGGGATATTGACAGGCATAGCTTCAGGAAGAGCGCGTTATGGTGTTCCAAAAGAAGTTCAAGATTTAAACGCTGATTATTGCGTAAAGTTAAATGGTGCTTATGCGAAAGATAATCAGAAAAACATCATTTTCCAAGCGCCAATTCCAGACGAAATTGTTGTCAGGTATAAGGAATGGGCTGACGCTGTTGGTATCCACTATGGAATGGCTGGTCGCCATGAAGCAGTTCTTTCAGTAAGAAATGACTTGGTGAGCAACACCATTGATCATGTTTATGAAGGTCTAGAAGTTGACCCAAATTACAATGAAAAACATGATATCTATCAAATGTGGACTTTCGAAGAAAAAGGGGATGCTTTACAGTTACCTGATGATTTAGCTGAGCATCTACGATTAGTCAGATGGCATGATAATTCATCAGATGTCGTCTTGAAAGGGACATCTAAAGCCTTGGGAGTTTCTAAAGTAGTAGAACACTTGGGGCTGAAACCTGAAAATATTCTAGTCTTTGGGGATGAACGTAATGATTTAGAATTATTTGATTATGCTGGCATCAGTGTAGCCATGGAAATTTCTCACCCCTTAACAAAAGAAAAAGCAGATTTTATCACAAAAAAAGTAGAAGAAGATGGCATTCAATATGCCTTAGAGGAACTAGGATTGATTGAAAAAGAGTTACAATTCCCACAATTACAATTAGAAAATGCTGAAGGACCAAAAGCCATTATAAAAACCAATCATGGTCAAATGACACTTCAACTTTTTCCAGAACAAGCTCCAAAAACAGTTGCTAACTTTATTGGATTAGCCAAAGAGGGCTATTATGATGGTATTATTTTCCACCGTATCATTCCAGAATTTATGATTCAAGGCGGAGATCCTACAGGTACTGGAATGGGTGGACAATCTATTTACGGTGACAGTTTTGAAGATGAATTTTCTGAAGAACTATACAACTTGCGAGGAGCACTTTCAATGGCAAATGCAGGTCCGAATACCAATGGAAGTCAGTTCTTTATTGTTCAAAACTCCAAAATACCATATGCTAAGAAAGAATTAGAACGTGGTGGTTGGCCAAGTCCTATAGCAGCCTCTTATGCTGAAAATGGTGGCACACCACATTTAGATAGAAGACATACCGTTTTTGGTCAATTGTTAGATGAAGCTTCTTTTGTAGTGCTTGATCAGATTGCTTCAGTTGAAACTGGGCCACAAGATAAGCCAAAAGAAGATGTTGTCATTGAAACCATTGAGGTGATTGATTAA
- a CDS encoding S1 RNA-binding domain-containing protein, which yields MKIGDKLHGTITGIKTYGAFVALENNTTGLIHISEIKTGYVDNINNLLKVGQKVLVQVVDYDEYNQKASLSLRTLEAEKQQTSHRHRFSNSKLKIGFKPLEEQLPIWIQEGLETFKKA from the coding sequence ATGAAAATTGGCGACAAGTTACATGGCACAATAACTGGGATTAAAACGTATGGTGCTTTTGTTGCCCTAGAAAATAATACGACAGGACTTATTCACATCTCAGAAATAAAAACAGGCTATGTTGATAATATCAATAACCTCTTAAAAGTCGGTCAAAAAGTCTTAGTGCAAGTTGTGGATTATGATGAATATAATCAAAAAGCAAGTCTTTCACTGAGAACTCTTGAAGCAGAGAAGCAACAAACATCACATAGACATCGTTTTTCGAATAGTAAATTAAAAATTGGCTTTAAACCCTTAGAGGAACAATTGCCAATTTGGATACAAGAAGGTCTGGAGACATTTAAAAAAGCTTAA
- the cysK gene encoding cysteine synthase A translates to MIYNNITDLVGKTPIIKLNNLTDKNAATVYVKLESFNPGSSVKDRIALAMIEAAEKEGKIKPGDTIIEPTSGNTGIGLAWVGAAKGYKVIIVMPETMSQERRQLIQAYGADLVLTPGSEGMKGAIAKAEALAKEIGGWVPLQFSNPANPKIHEETTGQEILEAFEGIGLDAFVAGVGTGGTITGVSHALKKHLPHLEVYAVEADESAILSGEKPGPHKIQGISAGFIPDTLDTSAYDHIIRVSSTNALKTGRLVGGKEGFLVGISAGAAIYAAIELANELGAGKNVLALLPDNGERYLSTDLYQFDNKKA, encoded by the coding sequence ATGATATACAATAACATCACTGATTTAGTTGGGAAAACACCCATCATCAAACTAAACAACTTGACAGATAAGAATGCTGCAACTGTCTACGTCAAATTGGAATCCTTTAATCCAGGTTCAAGTGTCAAAGACCGTATCGCACTCGCAATGATTGAAGCAGCAGAGAAAGAAGGTAAAATTAAACCTGGCGATACCATCATCGAACCAACAAGTGGAAATACAGGTATTGGATTAGCTTGGGTTGGAGCTGCTAAAGGCTACAAAGTCATCATTGTAATGCCAGAAACCATGAGCCAAGAAAGACGCCAGTTAATCCAAGCTTATGGCGCTGACCTAGTCTTGACACCTGGTAGTGAGGGGATGAAGGGGGCCATTGCCAAGGCTGAAGCCTTAGCAAAAGAAATTGGAGGATGGGTACCTTTACAGTTTAGTAACCCTGCCAATCCAAAAATCCATGAAGAAACTACTGGTCAGGAAATCCTGGAGGCCTTCGAAGGTATTGGTTTAGATGCATTTGTAGCCGGTGTAGGAACTGGTGGAACAATCACAGGTGTCTCTCATGCACTGAAAAAACATTTACCACATCTTGAGGTTTATGCTGTTGAAGCTGATGAATCTGCTATCTTATCTGGTGAAAAACCAGGACCTCATAAAATTCAAGGCATCTCTGCTGGATTTATTCCTGATACTCTAGATACTTCTGCTTATGATCATATCATTCGCGTCTCTTCTACCAACGCTTTGAAAACAGGACGACTTGTTGGTGGAAAAGAAGGTTTCCTTGTTGGTATTTCTGCTGGGGCAGCAATCTATGCCGCAATAGAATTAGCCAACGAATTAGGGGCCGGAAAAAATGTGTTAGCACTTTTACCAGATAATGGTGAACGTTATTTATCAACTGACTTATATCAATTTGATAACAAAAAAGCTTAA